In Burkholderia sp. WP9, a genomic segment contains:
- the hflX gene encoding GTPase HflX, giving the protein MAITSGRLILIPSNLINAALVGIDFGKIDFEASLEELSLLAQSAGANPLVTLTGRRSSPDAKMFVGSGKAEELRLACEANDIELVIFNHALAPAQQRNLEQALNRRVIDRTSLILDIFAQRARSHEGKLQVELAQLQYLSTRLIRAWTHLERQKGGIGLRGPGETQLETDRRLIGERIKALKTRLEKLRRQHGTQRRARSRNQTMSVSLVGYTNAGKSTLFNALTKAQAYAADQLFATLDTTSRRVYLGDEAGQVVVSDTVGFIRELPHQLVAAFRATLEETIHADLLLHVVDASSAVRLDQIDQVNEVLHAIGADTIRQVLVFNKIDAVPELAARGDAVERDEYGNISRVFLSARTGQGLDTLRAAIAEIATAEPLPETLVDLSEEDRSAAPRDDRKVPELGH; this is encoded by the coding sequence TTGGCGATTACTTCCGGCCGCCTCATTTTGATACCCTCCAATTTGATCAATGCAGCGCTTGTCGGCATCGACTTCGGTAAGATCGATTTCGAAGCCAGCCTAGAAGAACTCAGCCTGCTCGCGCAAAGCGCGGGCGCGAATCCCTTAGTCACCCTCACCGGGCGCCGGTCCAGTCCCGACGCGAAGATGTTCGTCGGCAGCGGCAAGGCCGAAGAGCTGCGTCTTGCGTGTGAGGCGAACGACATCGAACTCGTCATTTTCAATCACGCTCTGGCGCCTGCGCAGCAGCGCAATCTGGAGCAAGCGCTTAATCGGCGCGTGATCGATCGCACCAGTCTGATCCTCGATATTTTCGCGCAACGCGCCCGCAGCCACGAAGGCAAGCTGCAGGTGGAACTCGCGCAACTGCAGTATCTGTCCACGCGGCTAATCCGCGCATGGACTCACCTGGAGCGGCAAAAAGGCGGTATCGGTTTGCGCGGCCCGGGTGAAACGCAGCTCGAAACGGACCGCCGTTTGATCGGCGAGCGCATCAAGGCGCTCAAGACGCGGCTCGAAAAACTGCGCCGTCAGCATGGCACGCAGCGCCGCGCGCGCAGCCGCAATCAGACCATGTCCGTGTCGCTCGTCGGTTACACGAACGCGGGCAAATCCACGCTCTTCAACGCGCTCACCAAGGCTCAGGCGTACGCCGCCGACCAGTTGTTCGCGACGTTGGATACGACATCGCGGCGCGTCTATCTCGGCGACGAAGCGGGGCAGGTGGTGGTGTCCGACACGGTCGGTTTCATCCGCGAATTGCCTCACCAACTCGTGGCGGCGTTTCGCGCCACGCTCGAAGAAACGATTCACGCCGACCTGCTGCTGCACGTGGTCGACGCGTCGAGCGCGGTGCGGCTCGATCAGATCGATCAGGTCAACGAGGTGTTGCACGCAATCGGTGCGGACACGATCCGGCAGGTGCTCGTCTTCAACAAGATCGACGCGGTGCCGGAGTTGGCGGCCCGTGGGGACGCGGTTGAAAGGGACGAGTATGGTAATATTTCGCGCGTCTTTTTGAGCGCGCGCACGGGGCAAGGGCTAGACACACTGCGCGCTGCCATCGCTGAAATCGCTACTGCCGAACCTCTTCCCGAAACGCTGGTCGATCTCTCGGAAGAAGACCGGTCGGCAGCACCACGCGACGACCGCAAGGTCCCAGAACTCGGGCATTGA
- a CDS encoding ATP phosphoribosyltransferase regulatory subunit encodes MSTWLLPENIADVLPSEARKIEELRRHLLDRFRSYGYEMVMPPLLEYIESLLTGGGHDLNLRTFKLVDQLSGRTLGLRADITPQVARIDAHLLNRQGVTRLCYAGNVAHTRPRGLHATREQIQIGAEIYGHAGLEADLEIQQLMLDALRLAGLAKVRLDLCHAGVLAALIEAEPAAAELGQSLYDALAGKDVPRLVELTANLTPAIRDALRALPTLYGDASVLDEARARLPNMPAIARALDDLAFLASQVEGAEVMIDLADLRGYAYHSGVMFSAYVDGVPNAVARGGRYDHVGQAYGRARAATGFSLDLREVARISPVEARSSAILAPWQHDEALRVSVAALRDAGEVVIQALPGHEHDLDEFAFDRVLIERNGNWVVEPRA; translated from the coding sequence ATGTCGACCTGGTTACTTCCCGAGAATATTGCCGACGTGCTGCCGTCGGAAGCCCGTAAGATCGAAGAGTTGCGGCGCCATTTGCTGGACCGTTTCCGTTCGTACGGCTACGAAATGGTCATGCCGCCGTTGCTCGAGTACATCGAGTCGCTGCTTACGGGCGGCGGTCACGATCTGAATCTGCGCACCTTCAAGCTCGTCGATCAACTGTCGGGACGCACGCTCGGTCTGCGCGCGGACATTACGCCGCAGGTCGCGCGAATCGACGCGCATCTGCTGAATCGCCAGGGCGTGACACGCCTTTGCTACGCGGGCAACGTCGCGCATACGCGGCCGCGCGGCCTGCACGCCACGCGCGAGCAGATCCAGATCGGCGCGGAAATCTACGGCCACGCCGGCCTCGAAGCGGACCTGGAAATCCAGCAATTGATGCTCGACGCACTGCGTCTGGCGGGCCTCGCGAAAGTTCGCCTCGATCTGTGCCACGCGGGCGTGCTCGCCGCGCTGATCGAAGCCGAACCGGCCGCGGCCGAGCTCGGGCAGTCGCTCTACGACGCGCTCGCGGGCAAAGACGTACCGCGCCTCGTCGAACTCACGGCGAACCTGACGCCGGCGATTCGCGACGCGTTGCGCGCGCTGCCCACGCTGTACGGCGACGCGTCCGTGCTCGACGAAGCCCGCGCGCGCTTGCCGAATATGCCGGCCATTGCCCGTGCGCTCGACGATCTCGCGTTCCTCGCGAGCCAGGTGGAGGGCGCCGAAGTGATGATCGATCTCGCGGATCTGCGCGGCTATGCTTATCACAGCGGCGTGATGTTCTCGGCGTATGTGGACGGCGTGCCGAATGCAGTAGCGCGCGGCGGCCGTTACGACCACGTGGGTCAAGCGTACGGCCGCGCACGGGCGGCCACGGGCTTTTCGCTCGATCTGCGCGAGGTGGCGCGGATTTCACCGGTCGAAGCGCGCAGCAGCGCGATTCTCGCGCCGTGGCAGCATGACGAGGCGCTGCGCGTGAGCGTCGCCGCGTTGCGAGATGCCGGCGAGGTGGTGATTCAGGCGCTGCCCGGCCATGAGCACGATCTGGACGAATTCGCGTTCGACCGTGTGTTGATCGAGCGCAACGGTAATTGGGTCGTCGAACCGCGCGCCTGA
- the hfq gene encoding RNA chaperone Hfq encodes MSNKGQLLQDPFLNALRKEHVPVSIYLVNGIKLQGNIESFDQYVVLLRNTVTQMVYKHAISTVVPARPVNFHPDSEQS; translated from the coding sequence ATGAGCAACAAAGGGCAATTGTTACAAGACCCGTTTTTGAACGCACTGCGTAAAGAGCATGTGCCGGTGTCGATCTACCTGGTCAACGGCATCAAGCTTCAAGGGAACATCGAATCGTTCGACCAGTACGTCGTGTTGCTCCGGAATACGGTCACCCAGATGGTCTACAAGCACGCAATCTCGACTGTCGTGCCAGCCCGCCCGGTGAATTTCCACCCGGATTCCGAACAGTCCTAA
- a CDS encoding DUF2065 domain-containing protein, protein MDIAGSLLLAIALMLIIEGMFPFVFPSAWSDTFRKIAERPPHQIRVGGLIVMVLGLILLFIVT, encoded by the coding sequence ATGGATATAGCCGGCTCGTTACTGCTCGCGATCGCGTTGATGCTGATTATCGAAGGCATGTTTCCCTTCGTTTTTCCGAGCGCCTGGAGCGACACGTTCCGTAAAATAGCGGAACGTCCGCCGCATCAGATTCGTGTGGGCGGCCTGATCGTGATGGTGCTCGGGCTGATCCTGCTGTTTATCGTGACCTGA
- the der gene encoding ribosome biogenesis GTPase Der, whose product MKPVIALVGRPNVGKSTLFNRLTRTRDALVADLPGLTRDRHYGEGRAGDRPYLVVDTGGFEPVAKDGILHEMARQTRQAVEESDIVVFIVDGRNGLAPQDKSIADYLRKVGRPIFLVVNKAEGMKYSTVAADFYELGLGDPRAISAAHGDGVTEMINEALEVAYAGQPEESDEEKETRGVKIAIVGRPNVGKSTLINALVGEERVIAFDMPGTTRDSIYVDFERGGKPYTLIDTAGLRRRGKVFEAIEKFSVVKTLQSISDANVVILLLDARQDISEQDAHIAGFVVEQGRALVVGVNKWDGLDPHVRERTKADLERKLKFLDFAKFHFISAAEKTGIGPLMRSVDDAYAAAMAKLPTPKLTRALIDAVEFQQPRRRGPVRPKLRYAHQGGQNPPIIVIHGNALDAITETYKRYLENRFRETFKLTGTPLRIEFRSSTNPYADKG is encoded by the coding sequence ATGAAACCCGTTATTGCCCTCGTCGGGCGCCCCAATGTGGGGAAATCCACGCTGTTCAACCGTCTCACGCGTACGCGTGATGCGCTGGTTGCCGACCTGCCCGGTCTTACCCGCGATCGCCATTACGGCGAAGGGCGCGCCGGCGACCGGCCGTATCTGGTCGTCGATACTGGGGGTTTCGAGCCGGTCGCGAAAGACGGCATCCTGCACGAAATGGCGCGTCAAACCCGCCAGGCGGTCGAGGAGTCGGACATCGTCGTGTTCATCGTCGACGGTCGCAATGGCCTCGCGCCGCAGGACAAGTCGATTGCGGACTACCTGCGCAAGGTCGGCCGGCCGATCTTCCTCGTCGTCAATAAGGCCGAGGGCATGAAGTACAGCACGGTCGCCGCCGACTTCTACGAACTCGGTCTGGGCGACCCGCGTGCGATTTCCGCGGCGCACGGCGACGGCGTGACGGAGATGATCAACGAGGCGCTCGAAGTCGCGTACGCCGGTCAGCCGGAAGAAAGCGACGAAGAGAAAGAAACGCGTGGCGTGAAAATCGCGATCGTCGGCCGTCCGAATGTCGGCAAGTCGACCTTGATCAACGCGCTGGTGGGCGAAGAGCGCGTGATCGCGTTCGACATGCCCGGCACCACGCGCGATTCGATCTACGTCGATTTCGAGCGAGGCGGCAAGCCGTACACGCTGATCGACACGGCCGGTTTGCGCCGCCGCGGCAAAGTGTTCGAAGCGATCGAGAAATTCTCGGTGGTGAAGACGCTGCAATCGATCTCCGACGCGAACGTCGTGATCCTGCTGCTCGACGCGCGCCAGGACATCTCGGAGCAGGACGCGCACATTGCGGGCTTCGTGGTGGAGCAGGGCCGCGCGCTGGTGGTGGGCGTGAACAAGTGGGACGGGCTCGATCCGCATGTGCGCGAGCGCACCAAGGCGGACCTCGAACGCAAACTAAAATTTCTCGACTTCGCCAAATTCCATTTCATTTCCGCTGCGGAAAAAACCGGAATCGGCCCATTGATGCGCTCGGTGGACGACGCGTACGCAGCCGCCATGGCCAAGCTGCCGACGCCGAAGCTCACGCGCGCGCTGATCGATGCCGTTGAATTCCAGCAGCCGCGCCGGCGTGGTCCGGTGCGCCCGAAACTTCGTTACGCGCACCAGGGCGGACAGAATCCGCCGATCATCGTGATTCACGGCAATGCGCTCGACGCGATCACCGAAACGTACAAACGCTACCTCGAAAACCGCTTCCGGGAAACTTTCAAGCTGACTGGGACTCCATTGCGCATAGAGTTCAGATCGTCGACGAACCCTTACGCGGATAAAGGCTAA
- the hisS gene encoding histidine--tRNA ligase: MTEQKKKLDKLSGVKGMNDILPQEAGLWEFFETTVKSMLRSYGYQNIRTPIIEHTQLFKRGIGEVTDIVEKEMYSFTDALNGENLTMRPENTAAVVRAAIEHNMLYDGPKRLWYIGPMFRHERPQRGRYRQFHQVGVEALGFAGPDADAEIIMMCQRLWDDLGLMGIKLELNSLGLAEERAAHRVELIAYLEKHMDVLDEEAKRRLYTNPLRVLDTKNPAMQEVAQNAPKLIDFLGEESRAHFEGLQRILKANNIPFTINPRLVRGLDYYNLTVFEWVTDKLGAQGTVAAGGRYDPLIEQLGGKPTGACGWAMGVERILELLKEEQLVPEDEGCDVYVVHQGDAAREQAFIIAERLRDTGLDVILHCSADGQTASFKSQMKRADASGAAFAVVLGEDEIANGTVGVKPLRDTNANGGKNEQHNVPAEDLTEFLINAMVATAEDGDD, translated from the coding sequence ATGACTGAACAGAAGAAAAAGCTCGACAAGCTGTCCGGCGTGAAGGGCATGAACGACATCCTTCCGCAGGAAGCCGGGCTGTGGGAATTTTTCGAAACGACCGTCAAGTCGATGCTGCGTTCGTATGGATACCAGAATATTCGTACGCCGATCATCGAGCATACGCAGCTGTTCAAGCGCGGTATCGGCGAAGTGACCGACATCGTCGAGAAAGAGATGTACAGTTTTACGGACGCGCTCAACGGTGAAAATCTGACCATGCGCCCGGAGAACACGGCGGCGGTGGTGCGCGCGGCGATCGAACACAACATGCTGTACGACGGCCCGAAGCGCCTGTGGTACATCGGCCCGATGTTCCGTCACGAGCGTCCGCAGCGCGGCCGCTATCGCCAGTTCCATCAGGTCGGCGTGGAAGCGCTGGGCTTTGCCGGTCCGGACGCGGACGCGGAAATCATCATGATGTGCCAGCGGCTGTGGGACGATCTCGGGTTGATGGGCATCAAGCTCGAACTCAATTCGCTGGGTCTCGCCGAGGAACGCGCGGCCCATCGCGTCGAGCTGATCGCGTACCTCGAAAAGCACATGGACGTGCTCGACGAAGAAGCGAAGCGCCGTCTCTACACGAACCCGCTGCGCGTGCTGGACACGAAGAATCCGGCCATGCAGGAAGTCGCGCAGAACGCGCCGAAGCTGATCGATTTTCTCGGCGAAGAATCGCGCGCGCACTTCGAAGGTCTGCAGCGCATTCTGAAAGCGAACAACATTCCGTTCACGATCAATCCGCGCCTCGTGCGCGGTCTCGATTACTACAATCTGACCGTGTTCGAATGGGTGACCGACAAGCTCGGCGCTCAGGGTACGGTCGCGGCCGGCGGCCGTTACGATCCGTTGATCGAACAGCTCGGCGGCAAGCCCACGGGAGCATGTGGCTGGGCAATGGGCGTCGAGCGGATCCTCGAGTTGCTGAAAGAAGAGCAACTTGTGCCGGAAGACGAAGGGTGCGACGTGTACGTGGTCCATCAGGGCGACGCGGCGCGTGAGCAGGCCTTCATCATCGCCGAGCGTCTGCGCGATACGGGCCTCGACGTGATCCTGCATTGCAGCGCCGACGGTCAGACGGCCAGCTTCAAATCGCAGATGAAGCGTGCCGACGCGAGCGGCGCGGCCTTCGCCGTGGTGCTCGGCGAAGATGAGATCGCCAATGGCACAGTCGGTGTGAAGCCGCTGCGCGATACAAATGCTAACGGCGGTAAAAACGAGCAACATAACGTGCCCGCCGAAGACTTGACCGAATTTCTAATCAATGCGATGGTTGCAACCGCCGAAGACGGCGACGACTGA
- a CDS encoding tetratricopeptide repeat protein: MSYHDEQESIESLKAWWTQWGNATTWIVLVALVAAAGWNGWNFWQRREAAEAAVLYDQVQQAVASGDKAKITRVAADMEDRFSRTAYAQMTALGAAKALYAAGDEPAAKAQLQWTIDHAKDDEFKQIAKLRLASLLLDDKAYDQGLALLAEPQSDAFKGIVANGRGDLLAAQGKRDDARAAYKLALDSLSKNDSSARQLIQFKLDALGG; encoded by the coding sequence ATGAGTTACCACGACGAACAAGAATCGATTGAAAGTCTGAAGGCATGGTGGACGCAGTGGGGCAATGCAACCACATGGATCGTGCTGGTAGCACTGGTGGCCGCGGCCGGCTGGAACGGCTGGAATTTCTGGCAACGGCGCGAGGCGGCGGAAGCCGCCGTGCTGTATGACCAGGTGCAGCAAGCCGTGGCATCGGGCGACAAGGCGAAGATCACCCGCGTCGCCGCCGACATGGAAGACAGGTTCAGCCGCACCGCGTATGCACAGATGACCGCGCTGGGCGCGGCCAAGGCGCTGTACGCCGCGGGCGACGAACCGGCCGCGAAGGCGCAACTGCAATGGACCATCGATCACGCGAAAGATGACGAGTTCAAGCAGATCGCCAAACTGCGCCTCGCTTCGCTGTTGCTCGACGACAAGGCCTACGACCAGGGTCTGGCGCTGCTCGCCGAACCGCAGTCCGACGCGTTCAAAGGCATCGTGGCGAACGGCCGCGGCGATCTGCTCGCCGCTCAAGGCAAGCGCGACGATGCGCGTGCGGCTTACAAGCTCGCGCTCGACTCGCTGTCGAAAAACGATAGCTCGGCACGCCAGTTGATTCAGTTCAAGCTGGACGCGCTGGGCGGCTGA
- the hflK gene encoding FtsH protease activity modulator HflK encodes MNDYNERSIWLRMRAMLSLNDPRWGRGDGNGERQRPNEPKRPPTKDGEGPPDLDEMWRDFNRRLSRVFGRKGGGAGGGRPDNGRGARIGVGIVIGVLLAIYLGSGVFVVQDGQAGVVMQFGKYRYTAGQGVHWRLPYPFEAHELVNIGQVRQVEIGRNNVVRLANVKDASMLTHDADIVDVRFAVQYQVKKPTDYLFRSVDPDQGVMQAAQAAVRSIVGARSTNDILYQDRETIRQQLIAAIQQSLDEYQSGLAVTGVTIQGVQAPSQVQAAFDDAAKVRQENERAKRDAEAYAADLLPRAQADVARQIDEAKTYSDKTVAQAQGDAERFKQVYAQYSKAPAVIRERMYLETMQQIYSNTTKVFVDSKSGNNVLYLPLDKLVEQTRQRVSEAAAASGTAAAAAPQAASAAALPSATPSAAPSASATGTAASAPAAVATPASQAAASSDALRSRDSFRSRMREDDVQ; translated from the coding sequence GTGAACGATTACAACGAGCGGAGTATCTGGCTGCGCATGCGCGCCATGCTTTCACTGAACGATCCGCGCTGGGGCCGTGGGGATGGCAATGGCGAGCGGCAACGTCCAAACGAGCCTAAGCGTCCACCGACCAAGGACGGTGAAGGCCCGCCCGATCTCGACGAGATGTGGCGCGATTTCAACCGCCGTTTGAGCCGCGTGTTCGGTCGCAAGGGTGGCGGCGCGGGTGGCGGGCGGCCGGACAACGGTCGTGGCGCGCGCATTGGCGTGGGCATCGTGATCGGCGTGCTGCTGGCCATTTATCTCGGCAGCGGCGTGTTCGTCGTGCAGGACGGCCAGGCCGGGGTCGTGATGCAGTTCGGCAAGTATCGCTACACGGCAGGTCAGGGCGTGCACTGGCGTCTGCCGTATCCGTTCGAAGCGCATGAGCTCGTCAATATCGGTCAGGTCCGCCAGGTGGAGATCGGCCGCAACAACGTGGTGCGTCTCGCGAATGTGAAAGACGCGTCGATGCTCACGCACGACGCGGATATCGTCGACGTGCGCTTCGCCGTGCAGTATCAGGTGAAGAAGCCGACCGACTACCTGTTTCGCAGCGTCGATCCCGATCAGGGTGTGATGCAGGCTGCTCAGGCGGCGGTGCGCAGCATCGTCGGCGCGCGCAGCACCAACGACATTCTCTATCAGGATCGCGAAACAATTCGCCAGCAACTGATCGCGGCGATCCAGCAATCCCTGGATGAATATCAGTCCGGACTCGCCGTGACCGGTGTGACGATCCAGGGTGTGCAGGCGCCTAGCCAGGTGCAAGCCGCGTTCGACGACGCCGCGAAAGTCCGTCAGGAAAACGAGCGGGCGAAACGCGATGCCGAGGCCTATGCCGCGGATCTGTTGCCGCGCGCGCAAGCCGACGTGGCGCGCCAGATCGACGAAGCGAAAACGTACAGCGACAAGACGGTGGCCCAGGCGCAAGGCGACGCCGAACGCTTCAAGCAGGTCTATGCGCAGTACTCGAAAGCGCCCGCTGTGATTCGCGAGCGCATGTATCTGGAAACCATGCAGCAGATCTATTCGAATACGACCAAGGTGTTTGTGGATAGCAAGAGCGGGAACAACGTGCTGTATCTGCCGCTCGACAAGCTGGTCGAGCAAACCCGCCAGCGTGTGTCCGAGGCTGCTGCCGCTTCAGGCACCGCGGCCGCTGCCGCGCCGCAAGCGGCGAGCGCTGCCGCGTTGCCGTCGGCCACGCCGTCGGCCGCCCCGTCTGCCTCCGCAACCGGCACCGCAGCCTCCGCGCCGGCGGCGGTCGCCACGCCCGCCAGCCAGGCCGCAGCCAGCAGCGACGCGCTGCGTTCACGCGACTCCTTCCGCAGCCGTATGCGCGAAGACGACGTTCAATAA
- the hflC gene encoding protease modulator HflC, protein MNKIIALVVAIVIVLFAASSMVFVVDQRHLAVLSSHGDKAPSLLGPGLHVKLPPPLQTVTLVDNRIQSLDAPDEDRYVTSDKTDLLANPVVKYRVTDPLKLLAETRGDAQSLPDRLALLSRSALGDAFAKVTLSDALARQQAVADEARTAMDKAAASLGVSVVDVQLTRVDFPASMADSVYKRMIAARQQIAADERAKGTAEADKIRQDALGQQQAVLADGYRQAQTIKGEGDAKAAEIAAEAYGADPQFYQFYQSMQAYKNTFKPGDVIVVDPSSEFFRFMRSPTGGAAPDAPAVPRKH, encoded by the coding sequence ATGAACAAGATCATTGCGCTCGTCGTCGCTATCGTCATCGTGCTGTTTGCCGCTTCGTCGATGGTGTTCGTCGTCGATCAGCGGCATCTGGCTGTCCTGTCGTCGCATGGCGACAAGGCGCCGAGCCTGCTCGGCCCCGGCTTGCACGTCAAACTCCCGCCGCCGTTGCAAACGGTCACGCTGGTCGATAACCGTATCCAGTCGCTCGACGCCCCGGACGAAGACCGCTACGTGACGTCCGATAAAACCGATTTGCTGGCGAACCCGGTTGTCAAATACCGCGTGACCGATCCGCTCAAGCTGCTCGCCGAAACGCGAGGAGATGCGCAGAGCCTGCCGGACCGGCTCGCCTTGCTGTCGCGCAGCGCGCTTGGCGATGCGTTCGCGAAGGTCACGCTGTCCGACGCGCTGGCCCGTCAGCAGGCCGTCGCCGACGAAGCGCGCACCGCCATGGACAAGGCCGCGGCGTCGCTCGGCGTGTCGGTGGTCGACGTGCAACTCACGCGTGTCGACTTCCCCGCGTCGATGGCCGATTCCGTCTACAAACGGATGATCGCCGCACGCCAGCAGATCGCGGCCGACGAACGTGCGAAGGGCACGGCTGAGGCCGACAAGATCAGGCAGGACGCGCTCGGCCAGCAACAGGCGGTTCTCGCGGACGGTTATCGTCAGGCGCAGACCATCAAGGGCGAGGGCGATGCCAAGGCCGCGGAAATCGCCGCCGAAGCGTACGGCGCCGACCCGCAGTTCTACCAGTTCTATCAAAGCATGCAGGCGTACAAGAACACCTTCAAGCCGGGCGACGTGATCGTGGTCGACCCGAGCAGCGAGTTCTTCCGCTTCATGCGTAGCCCGACCGGCGGCGCAGCCCCGGACGCTCCCGCGGTCCCGCGCAAACACTGA
- the bamB gene encoding outer membrane protein assembly factor BamB, translating into MNLLKRYAVPVACAMTVLTMAACSSTKDERRVPTPLTEFKPVLDVQQAWKASVGKAGRYLFSPVAVGNAVYAAGANGSVAKIDAQTGQDVWRVKLHDDLSAGVGSDGTLTAVGGLKGDVYVLGADGKQLWTAKAPGEIISPPLVGNGLVVVRTVDGQIVAFNAQTGEQKWNYRNRAVPLNLRVSSGMTFAGDAAVLAGFPGGAFAAINLQTGDNYWQTPVSYPKGVTEVERINDVTGPPTLVGSETCAVTFQGQIGCFDANSGRAVWEKAFSSTSGLAQDDRAVVAADDWSVVSAFDVSSGAPLWKNDKLKNRDLSVPFILGHAAVLGDYQGYVHFLSRDDGTLVARLKTDGSPITAAPVLAGETLVVLTHDGDLYGYRPR; encoded by the coding sequence ATGAATCTGCTGAAACGTTACGCTGTGCCCGTTGCCTGTGCGATGACCGTCCTTACCATGGCGGCTTGCTCATCCACGAAAGACGAGCGCCGCGTGCCGACGCCGCTCACCGAGTTCAAACCCGTGCTCGACGTGCAGCAGGCCTGGAAGGCGAGCGTCGGTAAGGCGGGCCGCTATCTGTTCTCGCCGGTGGCGGTTGGCAATGCGGTGTACGCGGCTGGCGCGAACGGTTCGGTGGCGAAGATCGACGCGCAAACCGGGCAGGACGTGTGGCGTGTCAAGCTGCACGACGACCTCTCGGCAGGTGTCGGCAGCGACGGCACGCTCACTGCTGTCGGCGGCCTGAAGGGCGACGTGTACGTGCTCGGGGCGGACGGCAAGCAACTCTGGACCGCCAAGGCGCCAGGCGAGATCATTTCGCCGCCGCTCGTCGGCAACGGACTCGTGGTGGTGCGTACGGTCGACGGCCAGATCGTCGCGTTCAATGCGCAAACCGGCGAGCAGAAGTGGAACTACCGCAACCGCGCGGTGCCGCTCAATCTGCGCGTGTCGTCGGGCATGACCTTCGCGGGCGACGCAGCCGTGCTGGCCGGTTTCCCGGGCGGCGCGTTCGCGGCAATCAACCTGCAGACGGGCGACAACTACTGGCAAACGCCGGTGTCCTATCCGAAGGGCGTGACGGAAGTAGAGCGGATCAACGACGTGACCGGACCGCCCACGCTGGTCGGTTCGGAAACCTGCGCCGTGACGTTCCAGGGGCAGATTGGCTGTTTCGACGCGAACTCGGGCCGCGCGGTGTGGGAAAAGGCGTTTTCCAGCACGAGCGGTCTGGCGCAGGATGACCGCGCCGTGGTCGCGGCGGACGACTGGTCGGTGGTGTCGGCGTTCGACGTCAGCAGCGGCGCGCCGCTGTGGAAGAACGACAAGCTGAAGAATCGCGACCTGAGCGTGCCGTTCATTCTGGGTCACGCTGCGGTGCTGGGCGACTACCAGGGTTACGTGCACTTCCTGTCCCGCGACGACGGCACGCTCGTCGCCCGCCTGAAGACCGACGGCAGCCCGATTACCGCGGCACCGGTGCTGGCCGGCGAGACGCTGGTGGTGCTGACGCACGACGGCGATCTGTACGGCTACCGCCCGCGCTGA